The Streptomyces sp. NBC_01571 genome includes the window GCGGCCGTAGAGGAAGCGGGACGCCACGACGTCCTTCCCGACGGGGCCGACAGCGGCTCCAACTCCCAGCTGATCACGGCACTCTGGGTACTACGGGAGGCTGGACCGCAAGCACGGAAGACGGCGGCTTTCGGCCGGAATCTCACGGACCAGCTTCACCAACTGCTGAACGACGCGGCCCCCGCCACCGGATTGCGGAGCATGCTGCAGGCCGGCCCGGCAGCCCGCCGCAAAGCAGCCCAGGCAGTTGCCGAATTGCGCCTGCACTTGTCCGTCGCAGAGCGCAACGGCCTGCCCGAGCGTTTCACACAGACCTCCGTCGACCTGCTTCGGGGACAGGACGCCGACCTGGCCGCCCTCGCGGCCGCGACGGACTTCGCAGGAGACCCTGCCGCGTACAGACACTTGCTGACCCAGCTGACGCGGCCCGGGGGCCTTCACACGGAACGCCCGCCGCGTCCCGGTCACTGCAACCGGGCTGCTCCGTAGAGTCGGCTCCCGGTTCAGGCCGGCCTGCGACTGCGTGGGTGGCGCCGCTTTCACCACGCGGCTGGTCGTCGTCGGGGGTGAGGACCTCCAGGTCGAGACGTCCATACGTATCCCTGATCCCTGACGCGGCGTGCATAGGTTACAAACGCCCGCTCGGGGGCGTCCTGCTCGTCCTCGGTGACGTCGTCCTGGCCGTCGCCCTTGGCCGCTTCGAGGAGCGTGACGAGCTGCCGGTGCCGATTCCGCCACAACTCCCGGTCCACCAGGGAAGTACTGACCGGATCGGAGGGCGGCGCGCAGCGGACACACGCGTCGAGGACCGCCGTCACGGCTTCCCAGTCCGGGGGCCTGACGAAATCGCCCTGCAGGAGCCGGTGGACGCTCGACCTGCTGAGGCCCCGGCGCCGACCGCCGGGTTGCGAGCGATCGTCCGCTCCAGCTCCGCGACGCTGGGTGTACCCGCTGCCCGGTGCACCTCCCGGAGCCAGACGGCGAACCGCTTGCGTGCCTCGTCTCCCCGCTGCAACGCCGCCCCATCCCCCAGTGTCCCAAAACCTCCCGGGACGCCCCGCGTTCCGACACCAAGCCTAGGCCGCGGCCTGCGGCAACAAGGCCGGTATCCCGATTCAGCCCGGCTTCCGCCACCGGCCGCCCGGGCAGCGGAATGTGCTCCCGTCACCGACAAACGAACGCAGCACACCATGGGATCGACGCGGTGTCACTGGCCTACGCCGAGGCCAACAAAGGCCACCTGTTCTTCCGCAAGCACATCGCCTGGAGCAGCGAGAGCGAGTACCGACCGGTCGTGCTGAACCAATCCGTCGACAGACACTGATCGACTGGGCCGTGGTCACCACAGAACCGAGCAGCTAGCCCAGGCAGTCGACGAGGAGTTCGTCGTCCGTCAGCGGCCGGCCGTCCACGGTGAACATCAGCAGATGGCTTATCAGGTCGTCCGCCGTCCGTGCCCCGACCGCCGTGGGGAGGCGGGTGGACGCCGCGGCCGCGTCCCACACCCCTCCGTCCAGAGCGGGCTCGAGCGTCTCACGGAGGAAGGAGTTGATTGAACACTCCTGGTGCGGCGCTGACGCCGGTTCGGCGCGGCCGCCTGAGCCGGCCGCGAGCAAGCCGGCATTATGAAGGCCCGCACGACCAGCGTGCGCGCACGAGTTCACCAACGAGGTGAACGCCCTCTTCAGTGATGACGCCTCCGACGCCGGAGGGGAAGACGATGACCCGTGCGTCGGGTGTCGGTGAAGGACGCCCAGTGCGGTTGGTGCCCACCTGATCTCGATATTCCAATGCTGCTATACAGAACGAATGGCACAGTGCCAGGCATGGTGACTTCCCCACTTCTGCGACAGCTCGCCCGCACTCGCCGCTTCACCCTCGGCGCACCCGGCCGTTTCACCGTGGCACCGGACGGTTCCTGTGTCCTGTTCCTGCGGAGCCGGGCCGGGGACGATCCGGTCGGGTGCCTGTGGAGGCTGGACCTGGCAACCGGCGCGGAGCGGCTGCTGGCTGACCCCGCCGTGCTGCTCGGCGACGCGGCCGATGAGGTGCCGGAGGAGGAGCGCATCCGGCGCGAGCGCGCCCGCCAGCAGGCCGCCGGGATCACCGACTACGCTACCGACACGGCCGCTCAGGTGGCCACGTTCGCCCTCTCTGGGCAGCTGTGGGTGGCGGATACAGGCTCCGACGCCGTCCGGCATCTGCCTGCCCGGCAGCCGGTGGTGGACCCGCGCCCGTCCCCGGACGGCCGGTACATCGCCTACGTCTCCGGCGGCGCGCTCCGGGTGATCGGCGCCGACGGCAGTGGCGACCGAGTGGTGGCCGCGCCCGAGCCGGCGGAAGGTCCGGACGTCTTCTTCGGCCTGCCGGAGCATGTGGCGAGCGAGTCGATGGGCCGTTACCGGGCGTACTGGTGGGCACCGGACGGGGAGCAGCTGCTGACCACCCGGGTGGACAACCGGGATGTCAGGCTGTGGTACATCGCCGATCCGGCCGATCCCGCCAAGCCGCCGCGCACGATGCGCTACCCGCAGGTCGGTACCGCCAACGCCGAGGTCACGCTCTGGATCTCCGACCTGGCGGGCAACCGCACCGAGGTCCACTGGGACCGGGCCGGCTTCGAGTACCTCCCCGCGGCCGGCTGGGACGGGCACGGTCCGTTCGCCGCCGTGCTCAGCCGCGACCAGCGCACGCTCCAGGTACTGGCCGTCGACCCGGCAGACGGGAGGACCAGCCTCCTGGCCGAGCGGCACGATGAGAGCTGGGTGGAGCTGTTGGTGCCCGGAGTGCCCGCGCGGACAGGTACGGGCCTGCTCGTCGACTACCTCGACCGGGACGAGACCCGGCACCTGAGCATTGACGGCACTCCGGTCACGCCGGACGGCCTGCAGCTGCACGAGGTACTCGCGGTGGACGGCGAGACGGTGCTTTTCACGGCGGCCGCAGAACCCACCGAGCGCCATGTGTGGAGGTACCGTCCGGGCCAGGGAATAAGCCGGTTGACCGAGCAGCCGGGCGTACACTCCGGCGCATTTCGCGGCGACACGTTTGTGCACACCACGCGCACGCTGGATCTGCCGGGCTCGTACACCACCGTGCACCACCTGACCGGGGACGACCGACCGGAACCGGATGGCGTCGCGCCCGTCGAGATCAGTTCGCTGGCCCAACGACCGCTGCTGCAACTGCGTGTCGAATCCGCCGCGGTCGGGCCACGTGAACTGCGCACACACCTCTTCCTGCCGTCCTGGCATCGGGCCGGTGATGCCCCGCTGCCGGTGCTGGTCGACCCCTACGGTGGCCCCGCGATGCAGAAGGTGATGGCCGAACAGACCGCTCACACCCTTGTCTCTCAGTGGTTTGCCGAACAGGGCTTCGCGGTGCTGGTGACGGACGGCGCCGGCACGCCCGGACGCGGGCCACGCTGGGAGAAGGAGATCTTCGGTGACCTGATCGGCCCGACCCTGGACGACCAGGTTGCCGCGCTGCACGCGACGGCCGAGCGCCACCCGGAGCTGGACCTCGGCCGGGTCGGCATCCGCGGCTGGTCGTTCGGCGGGATGCTGGCCGCCGCCGCGGTGCTGCGCCGGCCCGACGCCTTCCACGCCGCGGTGGCCGGCGCCCCGCTCACCGACCAGCGGCTCTACGACGCCTGCTGGAAAGAGCGCTTCCTCGGTCTGCCCGACCAATACCCGGAGCATTATGAGCTGTCTTCGCTGCTTGCCGACGCTCCGAAGCTCAGCCGTCCGCTGCTGCTGATGCACGGGCTGGCGGACGACAACGTCTTCGTGGCCAGTACGCTGCAGCTCTCCAGCGCTCTGCTGGCCGCTGGGAAGCCGCACGAGGTGCTGCCACTGAGCGGGATGACACATGGCACACCGACCAACGACACGTTCGCCCGGCTACTGGGGCACCAACTGGAATTCCTCCAGCGGCACCTGGTCGGCTCACCCGCCACGGTGCCCTGCTAAAGCGCATACCGACAACGCCGAGCCGACCAGGACTCCCGCCGCCTCGCCCTCTGCTGAGCGCGGTCACGCCGAGCCAGCTCCAAAATCTCGACCGCCACTTCGTGAGGCAGCGCGGGAGGGTTCTCGAAGCTGCTCTGTTCGCCGTCGGCGTTGTTGAACGCTGGGCTGATGACGGAATCACCGCCAACGCCGTGATGCCCGGCAACGACGCCGCCACCCGACGACGACGCAGGGTTCGTCGAGCACTGGTGCGTGCAGGTGGGCACGCGGGCTGTGTCGGGGAGTCCGCTGCTCGGGCCGGCTGGGCTGTGCCTGGGCCATACCGCTCGACGCTTCGGGCATCTCAGCGATGCGGCTCGTGGCCCGGCGGAGTCGCTGGCGGCGCGGGCCAAGGCGGACGCGTCGGATGTGAACGGTCGGGCCCTCGACGGCTATGACGATATCCGCTTCCTTCACCTGTGGCGACGTCGCCTATCGCCGCTGCTGTTGCAGGTCGGGCGCAGACGTACGAAGCGTGCGGGTGGGCCGACCTTTGGCACCAGACCGACCGCATCGTGAGCGCCTGGGTCGAAGAGGCCACTGCCGCCGGTGAGGGCAGCTCGCTCCAGAGCATGCTCCGCACTGGGGGCTGTCCGATGGGTCATGTGACGCTCCGGCTGGGGACTCGTTCTGTGGGACATGGGGCGGAGGGGATCTCTCGGATGAAGAGTGGGCTCGGCTGGAGCCGCACTTACCGGCGAACCGCGGCCGGGGTGGACGGTGGCTGCTCAGAAGGGGCGCGGATGACCGATGACTTTTCGCATCGGTCCCTGTCTGCAGTACGACGACCCGCACGAGCGAGCCAGGGAGCACAAAGTGACCGCAGAACAGACGACGGCCGAGCGTTTCTCCTACACCTTGGAACGGACGTTGGAAGCTCCGGTGGCGAAAGTCTGGAGTGCCTGGACGACCGCGGAGTCCTACGCGCAGTGGTCCTATGCCGCTCCCGGGTCCGTCAAGATGGACGTACGGCCGGGCGGGGCATGGAAGGCAACGATTGTCACCCCGGACGGCGGCCAGTTCCCGCTGACCGGCTCCTACTCCGAGGTCGATGAGTATCAGCGTCTGGTGATCGGCATGGACGTACCGGGGAAGAACGAGCCGGCAGTCATGACCGTCGAACTCGTCGAGCGGAGTGCTCACCAGACACGCGTCGTGGTGAGCCAGACCTGCGACACCCCCGACGAACGCGACCTCGCCGAGCAGGGCACCACCATGCTCCTGGACAGCTTGACTGCCTTCCTGAAGACCGCGGCCTGACGCACCGCGCCGCCCGCGCTGTGATCGGCGGGCAGGGACCGCTCACTCACGCGCGCGTAGCGCGACGACGCGTGGGTGCCCGCAGCCAACCGGCTGCGGGCACCAGAGGGGACGGGGAGGGGGCGCGGGGGTCCCTTTCGCCGGTAAGTCCCCGTGGATGATGCCGTCGGACGAGCACACAAGGTCGGCCAGTTCGGGCGGCTGTACCTGGGCACTCACGCGACCTGGGCCGACGCGCCGAAATACAGGTGTGCCCCTCCGAGAGGTCTGCCGCGCTACGGATTGGCCGGGTGTACGGGTTGGCCACGGTGGCAGGCGACTGAGGGCCGTCGAGAGAGCGCCCCTGGTGAGTGTCGGTGGCTGGCTCCGCGCCTGGCGTGGCACGGCACGCGACTGCCGCATCTAATCCAGGTCCTGGTCGCGAAGTAGTCGGCGGCTGAGGTCGTCGGCCCACTCCTGGGCCCAGGCCATCAGATCGTCGATCAGTTCGGGAGTCGCGCCGTATGCCTCGAGTTCCGCGTCATCGATCCAGGCGACAGCGGTCAGCCGGGTCTGGAGAGATTCCAGGTCGAATCGCTCGCGGGCATGGCGACGGCCGAATTCCTCAAGGTCGGTCGTAGGCCCTCGGCGCGAGG containing:
- a CDS encoding prolyl oligopeptidase family serine peptidase — protein: MVTSPLLRQLARTRRFTLGAPGRFTVAPDGSCVLFLRSRAGDDPVGCLWRLDLATGAERLLADPAVLLGDAADEVPEEERIRRERARQQAAGITDYATDTAAQVATFALSGQLWVADTGSDAVRHLPARQPVVDPRPSPDGRYIAYVSGGALRVIGADGSGDRVVAAPEPAEGPDVFFGLPEHVASESMGRYRAYWWAPDGEQLLTTRVDNRDVRLWYIADPADPAKPPRTMRYPQVGTANAEVTLWISDLAGNRTEVHWDRAGFEYLPAAGWDGHGPFAAVLSRDQRTLQVLAVDPADGRTSLLAERHDESWVELLVPGVPARTGTGLLVDYLDRDETRHLSIDGTPVTPDGLQLHEVLAVDGETVLFTAAAEPTERHVWRYRPGQGISRLTEQPGVHSGAFRGDTFVHTTRTLDLPGSYTTVHHLTGDDRPEPDGVAPVEISSLAQRPLLQLRVESAAVGPRELRTHLFLPSWHRAGDAPLPVLVDPYGGPAMQKVMAEQTAHTLVSQWFAEQGFAVLVTDGAGTPGRGPRWEKEIFGDLIGPTLDDQVAALHATAERHPELDLGRVGIRGWSFGGMLAAAAVLRRPDAFHAAVAGAPLTDQRLYDACWKERFLGLPDQYPEHYELSSLLADAPKLSRPLLLMHGLADDNVFVASTLQLSSALLAAGKPHEVLPLSGMTHGTPTNDTFARLLGHQLEFLQRHLVGSPATVPC
- a CDS encoding SRPBCC domain-containing protein, whose product is MTAEQTTAERFSYTLERTLEAPVAKVWSAWTTAESYAQWSYAAPGSVKMDVRPGGAWKATIVTPDGGQFPLTGSYSEVDEYQRLVIGMDVPGKNEPAVMTVELVERSAHQTRVVVSQTCDTPDERDLAEQGTTMLLDSLTAFLKTAA